A window of Methanolobus sediminis contains these coding sequences:
- a CDS encoding CIS tube protein, translating to MEKAKIYILDDQGKGVVKDKTIEVMFNPTDYTSTINATWVGDRGMMPEFTKTTFGTLTLNLFFDTYEIRADVREDNEVSISGRVRKVAGTKRIMELAVPTAEGKETKKPPVCLFSWGKFNFKGVVESVSQNFTMFMSTGIPVRAKLTVVMRSVVNAQDALKLKGVEACRKVRQVKQGERLDIIAAEELKDPLLWRKIAELNDIDDPLNFPGPDDIGKIIIIPD from the coding sequence ATGGAAAAAGCCAAAATATACATCCTGGATGATCAGGGTAAGGGTGTTGTTAAGGACAAGACCATAGAGGTAATGTTCAACCCGACTGATTATACAAGCACCATAAATGCAACATGGGTGGGTGACAGGGGTATGATGCCTGAGTTCACAAAAACAACTTTTGGCACTTTGACACTCAATTTATTTTTTGATACATATGAGATCCGTGCTGATGTAAGAGAAGATAATGAAGTTTCAATTTCCGGTAGGGTCAGAAAAGTTGCCGGAACAAAAAGAATCATGGAACTTGCTGTTCCAACTGCTGAGGGAAAAGAAACAAAAAAGCCGCCTGTATGCTTGTTCAGCTGGGGTAAATTTAATTTTAAAGGAGTTGTGGAATCAGTTTCTCAAAATTTCACAATGTTCATGTCAACTGGAATTCCTGTTCGTGCGAAGTTGACCGTTGTAATGAGGTCGGTTGTGAATGCACAGGATGCGTTAAAGCTCAAAGGTGTTGAAGCATGCAGAAAGGTCAGACAGGTCAAACAGGGAGAAAGGCTTGACATCATAGCAGCAGAAGAACTTAAGGATCCACTATTGTGGCGTAAGATCGCTGAGTTGAATGATATTGACGATCCACTGAATTTCCCGGGTCCTGATGATATTGGCAAAATAATAATAATTCCAGACTAA
- a CDS encoding phage tail assembly protein, with translation MTFQTEFEFTLPQGYVDEDGNLHKDGIMRLATAADEILPLKDPRVQSNPAYLSVILLSRVITKLGTLHSINTRNIENLFIADMAYLQELYQRINENGSDVIKTVCPKCEHMFDVEVNDQGKC, from the coding sequence ATGACGTTTCAGACAGAATTTGAGTTCACACTTCCACAAGGGTATGTTGATGAAGATGGCAACCTGCACAAGGATGGGATCATGCGTCTTGCAACTGCAGCAGATGAGATCTTACCTTTAAAGGATCCAAGAGTACAGTCAAATCCGGCTTACTTGAGTGTAATCTTGCTATCCCGTGTAATCACAAAGCTGGGCACTCTGCATTCTATCAATACACGGAATATTGAAAATTTGTTCATAGCCGATATGGCCTATCTGCAGGAACTTTACCAGCGGATCAACGAAAACGGATCAGACGTGATAAAAACAGTTTGTCCCAAATGTGAACACATGTTTGACGTCGAGGTGAATGATCAGGGGAAATGCTAA
- a CDS encoding DUF6760 family protein has translation MLSYPLNQLLEEVAFLAYYFHWDHETIMNMEHRDRQLWCKEVSKINKNLNSNSNEKSILDM, from the coding sequence ATGCTAAGCTACCCCCTCAATCAATTGCTTGAGGAGGTAGCATTCCTGGCTTACTATTTCCACTGGGACCATGAAACCATCATGAACATGGAACATAGGGACAGGCAACTCTGGTGTAAAGAGGTCAGTAAGATAAACAAGAATCTCAATTCGAATTCTAATGAAAAGAGTATTCTGGATATGTAA
- a CDS encoding phage tail protein — protein sequence MPKSNLLSGKKRVDPYSAYNFIVEIEGLTAAGFTEVSGLDIETEVETIREGGANGIEYKLPKGTKYSNITLKRGITDHDLIWRWYDDAINGKVKRKDGLIFLCDQDGSPLVTWSFVDAYPIKLNGPSLNAITGTIATETLTLAHHGLKRIP from the coding sequence TTGCCCAAATCAAATTTATTATCTGGAAAAAAGCGAGTCGATCCTTATAGTGCCTATAATTTTATTGTAGAGATCGAAGGACTTACTGCAGCTGGATTTACTGAGGTCTCCGGTCTGGATATCGAAACGGAAGTTGAAACTATAAGAGAAGGGGGAGCTAATGGCATTGAATATAAGCTCCCTAAAGGTACAAAATATTCCAACATAACTCTAAAGCGCGGGATCACTGATCATGATCTGATCTGGAGATGGTATGATGATGCCATAAATGGAAAGGTCAAAAGGAAAGACGGTTTGATCTTTCTTTGTGATCAGGATGGTTCTCCTCTGGTAACATGGAGCTTTGTTGATGCTTATCCGATAAAACTGAATGGCCCATCACTCAATGCTATAACCGGTACCATTGCAACTGAGACTCTGACCCTGGCTCATCACGGACTCAAAAGAATTCCATAA
- a CDS encoding phage late control D family protein — translation MPENIVSTVPIFKIKVDGNELSAKSMASVESVIFEEELNTASMFILKLATSDFEKGGWQHVDLKDFHLGSEIKLYMGMDDLVLMIAGEVTSLKPTFSESFSTIEIRGYDRLHRLRFGTKRRTFVDVKDSDIASSIAGEWGLSAKVEDTGTVHPHIYQNNQNDLEFILQRAKRIRYELFVDDRTLHFRSPKESDPASLVLEYRVDLEEFSADLSARYEGDEIVVQGWDYIKKKQVSATSKSERSMSTMNVKNNGTNMTESAFGKFSSYIVDEHPVDNFDAEKLAVARYNKHLVGSVTGDGKCTGIPKLRAGNTIEIKGIGRFSGTYYVTSTSHVIDYSGYKTSFKVRRGGI, via the coding sequence TTGCCAGAAAATATAGTTTCCACAGTACCGATATTTAAGATCAAAGTAGATGGCAACGAGCTTTCAGCAAAATCTATGGCATCTGTTGAAAGTGTGATATTCGAAGAAGAACTCAACACAGCATCTATGTTTATTCTTAAGCTGGCAACATCCGATTTCGAAAAAGGGGGCTGGCAACATGTTGACCTTAAAGATTTTCATCTGGGAAGTGAGATCAAATTATACATGGGTATGGATGATCTGGTCCTGATGATTGCAGGTGAGGTCACCTCTCTTAAGCCAACCTTTAGTGAAAGTTTCTCAACAATTGAGATCAGAGGTTATGACAGGTTGCACAGGCTTCGTTTTGGAACAAAAAGGCGCACATTTGTTGATGTAAAGGATAGTGACATTGCATCTTCGATTGCCGGTGAATGGGGGCTTAGCGCAAAGGTGGAAGATACAGGAACTGTTCATCCGCATATTTATCAAAATAACCAAAACGACCTTGAGTTCATATTGCAACGAGCAAAACGCATCAGGTACGAGCTTTTTGTTGATGACAGGACATTACATTTCCGATCACCAAAAGAGAGTGATCCGGCATCCCTGGTCCTTGAATACAGAGTTGACCTGGAAGAGTTTTCTGCAGACTTGAGTGCAAGATATGAAGGTGATGAAATTGTGGTGCAGGGATGGGATTACATTAAGAAAAAACAGGTATCTGCAACATCAAAAAGTGAAAGGTCCATGTCAACGATGAATGTCAAAAATAACGGAACAAACATGACTGAGTCTGCATTTGGTAAATTCTCATCATATATTGTAGATGAGCATCCTGTTGATAATTTTGATGCAGAAAAACTTGCAGTTGCAAGATACAATAAACATCTTGTAGGGTCCGTAACAGGTGATGGAAAATGTACAGGTATTCCAAAATTGAGAGCTGGTAATACCATTGAGATCAAAGGAATTGGCAGGTTCAGCGGAACTTACTATGTCACTTCAACATCTCATGTAATTGATTATAGTGGATACAAAACATCGTTTAAGGTCAGGAGGGGCGGGATATGA
- a CDS encoding PAAR domain-containing protein, with protein sequence MGMTAAKQGDQVIATDIHIVLIQAPPGPPIPVPVPHAFTGIIDGNLSGNVKIDGMPAATVDSTATNTPYHVPQGGPFQKSPSNKATINMGSATVRINGKPAARNGDTAITCNDPSDMPIGTVVATGNVFIG encoded by the coding sequence ATGGGAATGACGGCGGCTAAACAGGGAGATCAGGTCATTGCAACAGATATCCATATCGTTTTGATACAGGCACCTCCTGGTCCTCCAATTCCTGTTCCAGTTCCTCATGCGTTTACAGGCATAATAGATGGCAATCTCAGCGGGAATGTAAAGATTGATGGAATGCCTGCTGCAACAGTTGATTCGACGGCTACGAACACTCCTTATCACGTTCCACAGGGAGGGCCTTTTCAGAAATCTCCCTCAAATAAAGCGACAATAAACATGGGAAGTGCAACTGTGAGAATAAATGGGAAACCGGCAGCAAGGAATGGGGATACGGCAATAACATGTAACGATCCTTCCGACATGCCGATAGGAACAGTGGTTGCAACAGGTAACGTGTTTATAGGGTGA
- a CDS encoding phage baseplate assembly protein V: protein MSLLDLVDDQSTDSRIYGVVIGIVTNNKDPEGLGRIRVKFPWLSDDDESNWARVASLMAGKERGIFILPEIDDEVLVVFEQGNINVPYIIGSLWNGKDIPPETNSNGKNNIRMMKSRSGHVIKIDDTEGNEKIEIVDKTEKNMITIDTKDNKISIVSNKDIEMSAPNGKIAIDALNIEIKASAATKIEASSDMNLKASGKVTVKGATIDLN from the coding sequence ATGAGTTTACTGGATCTGGTTGATGATCAGAGCACAGATTCAAGGATTTATGGTGTTGTCATAGGTATTGTGACAAACAACAAGGATCCTGAAGGACTTGGACGGATCAGGGTAAAATTTCCGTGGCTTAGCGATGATGATGAGTCTAACTGGGCGAGAGTCGCATCACTTATGGCTGGAAAAGAGAGAGGAATTTTTATCCTGCCGGAAATCGATGATGAAGTTCTTGTTGTTTTTGAGCAGGGAAATATAAATGTGCCATATATCATCGGATCGCTGTGGAATGGGAAGGATATCCCTCCTGAAACGAATAGTAATGGTAAGAACAATATCAGGATGATGAAGTCCCGTAGTGGTCATGTGATAAAAATAGATGACACAGAGGGCAACGAAAAAATAGAGATCGTAGATAAAACTGAAAAAAATATGATCACGATCGATACAAAAGATAATAAAATATCCATAGTGTCAAACAAGGATATTGAGATGTCTGCACCGAATGGGAAAATTGCTATCGATGCACTAAATATTGAGATTAAAGCATCAGCAGCCACAAAGATCGAAGCATCATCGGATATGAACCTGAAAGCGTCAGGTAAAGTGACTGTTAAAGGAGCTACAATAGATCTCAATTGA
- a CDS encoding GPW/gp25 family protein, with product MDADFLGVGVSFPLKTENGKITWSKYEDSIRESILLILGTSIGERVMRPDFGCRIHDLAFSVNDTSTASFAIFHVEEALKKWEPRIELIKVDANNDEQELNRLNISIEYRIISSNTRYNLVYPFYVGSE from the coding sequence ATGGATGCGGATTTTCTTGGTGTTGGCGTGAGTTTTCCATTGAAAACTGAAAACGGAAAAATTACCTGGTCTAAGTATGAGGATTCTATCAGGGAATCGATACTATTGATCCTTGGTACATCAATAGGTGAAAGAGTCATGAGACCTGATTTTGGATGCAGGATACATGACCTGGCATTCTCTGTAAATGATACATCCACTGCTTCCTTTGCAATATTTCACGTTGAAGAAGCTTTGAAAAAATGGGAACCCAGAATAGAACTCATCAAGGTTGATGCAAATAATGATGAGCAGGAACTTAACAGGTTGAATATCAGCATTGAGTACAGGATTATTTCATCGAACACAAGGTACAATCTTGTGTATCCATTTTATGTTGGGAGTGAATAA